Part of the Microbacterium sp. Clip185 genome is shown below.
CGTCCACGACGTCGATGCCGGGCACGCTGTCGAACAGGGCGCCGCCCTCGGGCGGCTCGGGTTGAGCGTTCTCGTCGCGGGGGCGCATGGGCCTCACCTCCTGCGGAAGACAAGCCTGCCGCATCCGAGAGAGGAGCCCGGGCGCTCTTGACAGCCCGCGCCCCGAACCGTAGAGCTTCTCAGCCGTGGTCGACGGGCTCGTCGGCCGGCTCCGGCACGATCGAGAGCCCGTGCGGACCGGATGCGGCGAGCATGAGGTCTTCGACCCAGGCGCGGTTGATCTTCGGCTGACGCGATCCGTAGAAGTGGAACTGCATCGGCACCGACGGGTGCACCCAGAAGCTGCGGCGGCCGCTGCCGTCGCCCACCTCGACATCGAACATGAACGGCTCGCCACGGCGCAGCTTGTTCATCACGACGATGCGCAGATGCGCGAGAGTCCTGTCCTCGATCTCGACGGCGTTCGAGGCGGTGTCGTAAATGAATCGGCCCACGGTACGAGCATAACCAGCACGGCCCGGATACCATCACCTGCCGTTCCGGGTGGGTCGGCATTAGGGTGTGCGCATGGGAACCATCTACTACGGCGGCGGGAGCACGCCGATCCACATCGAGGATCGTGCTCTCGCACATCTGAAGGTCGTCATCGCGACCAAGCTTCGCCGCGGTGAGAGTTTCACCCTGTCGTGGCGCCACCCCGACGACCAGCCGCGCGGCCGCAGCACGCTCTGGCTGCACCCGTCGATCCCGCTGCGCTTCGTGTTCGATGACCCGGAACCGGCCATGCTCAGTCGCGAGTGGGTCGAGGAGCTGGCGAACTCGGCCAACTCGTCCGGCGGCATCATGCTCGTCGCCGAGCATTTCGACTCCCACCCCGCTCCGACGGCCTCTTGACTCAGGCGGTCGGGGTGAGCGGCCCCCAGTGTCCCGGTGCGGGAAGGTCCGCGTAGCGCACGTCCACACCGCCCACTCCCCCGACGCTCGCCACGCACACGAGCAACGACAGCGTCGGGATGCCGAGGTGGCGATGATCGCGGATGAGCGCGCGGTCATCGGTCGCCTCGAGTCGCGCACTGCGCTCGATGACCTCGAGCCAGCTGCGCCACCACTGGTCGTCGGAGTCGTCTTCGGCCAGCGCGGCGAACTGCGGCAGCCAGTGGGTGATGCGCGCCGTGCGCGGATCGTCGAGATCGTCGTGGGCGATCATGTGCGTGCCGGGGCTCAGCACGCTCTCGCGCAGCGCCTCACCGTCCCACGAGATCACCCGAGCGCCGGCCGGTGAGACGTCGAGCAGGTTGAAGCCGCGCGTCGGCGGCGCTCCCTCGGGAACCCGACCCGCCACCGCCTCCAGCGGCAACACGCCGCGCGAGGTGACGGCGTCGTCCGCGAGGGGTGAGGTGTCGGCGCGGTTCAGCAGCACCGCCAGCCGGGATGCGGCAGGGTCCGCCGCGAGCCATGCACCCCCGGCTCGAACATCGTGCACACCGATGACGCCGGGGTAGGTGTCCGGCCACCAGGGGCCCAGCCGATTCCAGGGACGGTTCGGGTCCTCGTCGCGAATGGCCACGATCCGCGTGGGCTCGCTGGCATCCTCGGGCACGCGGACGATCACGGTGCACATCGGCGGGACGGTCTCCTTCGGGCGGCGGGGCCGGATGCGACAATCGAGACATGTTCGTCGTCGTCGCAGTCACGGGCGGCATCGCCGCATACAAGACGGTACATCTGGTGCGCGACCTGGTTCGCGCCGGCCACGAGGTTCACGTCGTCCCCACGGCCGATGCCCTCCGGTTCGTGGGCCTGCCGACCTGGGAGGCGCTCAGTCGCAACCCGGTCACCACCTCGGTGCACGACGACGTCGCGCGCGTG
Proteins encoded:
- a CDS encoding DUF7882 family protein; the encoded protein is MGRFIYDTASNAVEIEDRTLAHLRIVVMNKLRRGEPFMFDVEVGDGSGRRSFWVHPSVPMQFHFYGSRQPKINRAWVEDLMLAASGPHGLSIVPEPADEPVDHG
- a CDS encoding DUF7882 family protein; this translates as MGTIYYGGGSTPIHIEDRALAHLKVVIATKLRRGESFTLSWRHPDDQPRGRSTLWLHPSIPLRFVFDDPEPAMLSREWVEELANSANSSGGIMLVAEHFDSHPAPTAS
- a CDS encoding NRDE family protein, whose protein sequence is MCTVIVRVPEDASEPTRIVAIRDEDPNRPWNRLGPWWPDTYPGVIGVHDVRAGGAWLAADPAASRLAVLLNRADTSPLADDAVTSRGVLPLEAVAGRVPEGAPPTRGFNLLDVSPAGARVISWDGEALRESVLSPGTHMIAHDDLDDPRTARITHWLPQFAALAEDDSDDQWWRSWLEVIERSARLEATDDRALIRDHRHLGIPTLSLLVCVASVGGVGGVDVRYADLPAPGHWGPLTPTA